One Triticum dicoccoides isolate Atlit2015 ecotype Zavitan chromosome 5B, WEW_v2.0, whole genome shotgun sequence genomic window carries:
- the LOC119310742 gene encoding protein YIPF7-like has product MVNRYLPFFQGVVLNQATPTHHPIPGNGNVAVNFDDEPPLLEELDIDTGLIWRKAVSILHPLRSVDPSLHAEADLSGPALILLSLAFFQLLAGKLHFGIVLGWATAASVFLYFISSMLLSPGRGGRGDLSLYRCASLLGYSIMSMTIFSAVSLFLPRGGGLIFAVGMGFVLWSTRVCSRLLVACSGHGDGHRGIVAYPCFLVFMLFSLLVIF; this is encoded by the coding sequence ATGGTGAACAGATACCTCCCCTTCTTCCAAGGGGTGGTACTCAACCAGGCCACGCCGACCCACCATCCTATCCCCGGGAACGGGAACGTCGCCGTCAACTTCGACGATGAGCCGCCGCTTCTGGAGGAGCTCGACATCGACACGGGCCTCATCTGGCGGAAGGCGGTCTCCATCCTCCACCCGCTCCGCTCCGTGGACCCGTCCCTCCACGCGGAAGCCGATCTCTCCGGCCCCGCGCTGATCCTACTCTCCTTGGCGTTCTTCCAGCTCCTGGCCGGGAAGCTCCACTTCGGGATCGTCCTCGGCTGGGCCACCGCCGCGTCAGTCTTCCTCTACTTCATCTCCTCCATGCTCCTCTCGCCGGGACGAGGAGGCCGTGGCGACCTCAGCCTCTACCGTTGCGCCAGCCTGCTCGGATACTCCATCATGTCCATGACCATCTTCTCGGCGGTATCCCTCTTCCTGCCGCGGGGCGGCGGGCTCATCTTCGCGGTGGGCATGGGGTTCGTGCTGTGGTCTACAAGGGTCTGCAGCAGGCTGCTGGTAGCTTGTAGCGGCCATGGCGATGGGCATCGGGGGATCGTTGCCTACCCGTGCTTCCTCGTCTTCATGCTCTTCTCCCTGCTCGTCATCTTTTGA
- the LOC119312968 gene encoding uncharacterized protein LOC119312968 produces the protein MADMRGMAEADERRERWREKRGREGDETPEEREGGGGHFNGLQRGAAPAAEPARPPRRQVATPLTALGSPFKPIQSQRLLPTSPNLAPLLHPSKHARLKAPRSSPATLSRHRRAACLVRVNVWTRGIGGLSKLTNYIALYYFLTNWLLQRLMEGSSDQRSQIVCFKFSVLELISSTLTCIRKPTDSHSRKAWILSCSDNDNLGVTCKNTTVQGFNQVQLFRLLTRDDIFSPTESAKDEPSQD, from the exons ATGGCTGACATGCGCGGCATGGCTGAAGCCGACGAGagaagagagagatggagagaaaagaGAGGACGGGAAGGAGACGAGACGCCAGAGGAGAGAGAAGGGGGTGGTGGTCACTTCAACGGGCTGCAGCGCGGCGCCGCCCCGGCCGCTGAGCCTGCCCGACCGCCCCGTCGCCAAGTCGCCACCCCACTGACTGCCCTGGGCTCGCCCTTTAAACCAATTCAGAGCCAACGATTGTTGCCCACATCGCCGAACCTGGCTCCCCTTCTCCACCCCAGCAAGCACGCGCGCTTGAAGGCGCCCAGGAGCTCGCCGGCAACACTCAGCAGACACAGGAGAGCTGCGTGCCTGGTGCGTGTGAATGTGTGGACGCGAGGCATTGGAGGCCTCAGCAAG TTAACAAATTATATTGCCCTGTACTACTTTTTAACAAATTGGCTCCTACAAAGACTAATGGAAGGATCATCAGACCAACGTAGTCAAATTGTCTGCTTCAAATTTTCGG TTTTGGAGCTGATCAGTAGCACGCTGACATGCATCAGGAAGCCGACGGACAGCCATAGTAGGAAGGCGTGGATCTTGAGCTGCAGCGACAACGACAACTTGGGCGTTACCTGCAAAAATACAACAGTTCAAGGGTTCAACCAAGT TCAACTATTCAGACTATTGACTAGGGACGATATTTTCAGTCCTACTGAGTCTGCAAAGGATGAGCCAAGCCAAGATTAA